DNA from Clupea harengus chromosome 2, Ch_v2.0.2, whole genome shotgun sequence:
tgtcagaaacaatagcagggcagtgcacaccttaCCGAAGGTGGACGTtacggagtgataatccaccatcagcatcttggcaaattgggagactgaggactgctgagcaatctctgctctaaaacaggccctgaatgatagggtttgtgcaggaaacgttattgctatgtccctgttgtagtggtcagacagacgtttAGCCTTGTCATATAGCTCATCGTCGCCTGTGAGATGATGaacactacaacagggacatagaaataacgtttcctgcacaactcctatcattcaaGCTGCTGTGCCCCTATTGGACaggttgtgtgagagagtgtgtgtgtgtgtgtgtgtgtgtgtgtgtgtgtgtaagagagtgtgtgtgtgtgtgtgtgtgtgagagagagtgagtgtgtgtgtgtgagaaagagagagagagagagagagagagagagagagagtgtgtatgtgtatgtgtgtgtgtgtgtgtgtgtctctgtgtgtgtgtgtgtgtgtgtgtgagagagagagagttgaaagaCCAGTGGAATAAGATGATATCTTACAAGTTTTCCTTTTCCAACAGCAGAAgatcccaatcccaatcccaatcaAAACAAGAACAGCAGAACCAATTCCAAAGATTTTTCCTGCAAAGGAAAACATAGTTTTACACATTTTAATTATAGTGCATACCGTAAATATGAAGCTGCAATCCTAAGAATTTGAATATAATGCTTTCATTCTCAATTTAacactgttttctgttttgtcattcacacacatacaaacacacacacacattcactattcaagacacacaaacacagatatacacacatggacatgaacCCACACCCTAGAATACATCCACTGGAAAGTTCACACCCAGTACACTTACCATAAGCAATCCTGCCTGGCACAGGGAAAGTTCCAATCGCCCAGCTCACTGGATTACTGACATTACAGGTGTAGGTCACACCCTGGTCTTCAGCTCTCTTCTCCACAGTCCACACAGGCCcatccttcctctcccccctgcTATCTGTCCAGGTGTACTGAGAGTGCTCGTCCTCCTTTGCCTTACAGCTCAGGGTGCAGCTGCTGGAGTTGCAGACTTGAGTAATGTtaggctgagaaacagcatcTGTTAAAGGACAAGGATATTACAATATCACATACTGCTATTATGATACCTAAGAATTTTAATTCAATACTTTAATTCTCAAATTACTTAATACTGACATATagcataaataaaatgttttattgtagTGCCATTGTACTATTTTCTGAtttgtcattcacacacatataaacatacacgctgtgaaaaggtgaagtccctcccccttctcactgtggtccacGGGGAAGAAGGACTAGACTCCCCTAcctaaatggttgggtccggattcccccacccctgtggaggggtccaattaccttctaattggaccaatttggccttacttaaggtgcacctcattgtttcatGAGGGAGAGggcagactgaacatgctggatggaaGCTTGGACAAGGTGCTAGACCTGTAAGCACAGAGTTGTACCTTgtctagtataggctttagtgtgttcagtttgtgtttgtgtttgtgttttggggttTTAAAAAAACCCTGTTGTAAAGCAATATAGCTATTTTTAAGGAAGCCATTGTCTCCTGCGCCGTGTGTTCgtgcctgcaaccccattctaccaggctacatcccacattgtgagatggccggctcgggccattttcacacacacacacacacacattcactattcaagacacacaaacacagatatacacacatggacacgtaCCCACAGCCTAGAATACATCCACTGGAAAGTTCACACCCAGTAAACTTACCATAAGCAATCCTGCCCGGCACAGTGAAAGTTCCAATCTTCCAGCTCACTGGATTACTGACATTACAGGTGTAGGTCACACCCTGGTCTTCAGCTCTGTTCTCCACAGTCCACACAGGCCCATCCTTCCTCTCACCCCTGCTATCTGTCCAGGTGTACTGAGAGTGCTCGTCCTCCGTTGCCTTACAGGTCAGGGTGCAGCTGCTGGAGTTGCAGTCTTGAGTAATGTtaggctgagaaacagcatcTGTTAAAGGACAAGGATATTACAATATCACATACTGGCATAATAATACCTGATGCATGTAAAGAACGAGGATATTACAATATCACATAATGAGACCTCATGCCTGTCTTCTTCTGCCTGGTAAGGAGTAACACATCATCGTTTGAGAACAATATACTGTATCATTAAAGCAGTTTTATTTAATCCTAAGAGTTTGTGTAAGCGGTAAGACAATATTTTGGAATGACACATGACCATCTGATGGTGTCAGACATTTCAggccattacattttttttttataatacaaAACTTGACATGGCTTCCTTATCTATTATATTTTGGAGACAATGTTGGAGAAGAGATCCATTGGAATATGAGCTTCCCTTGTGTATCTTATAAATCTTTGGGATATTTTGTACGGATAAAATATCTGTACTTACAGATCGACACTCCATTGAACAGAATAGTTGAATACATTTGGTATGTGTAAATGCCCCTACATCTGTCCAAATAAATGCAGACAGTCAGAATAAAACGTAGCGCTATCGTCTCAGACTTTTCACATTTTACTCACTGAACATAATGAGTTCCACAGTCTCATCTGAGTCCTTGTAGTTCAGCTCCACTGAGTAATTCCCATTGAAATGTGGCTGGAGGTTTGAGATGTTCAAGGCCCAGGTTTGCATATCCAGTGTAGTGACAGATTCAAATATGTCATAATAGAGTGGCGCGTCATCTCCCTCATTCCAGTctgcagctttgttgttgttgtgtttccaGGTAACCGCGACAACATTTGTTAGGTTGGTCACTTGCGCTGCCGAGAGCTCCACAGATCCACCTATAATGCCATACACGTCACTTGAAAAGGCTGAGGAAATGTTTGGGATAGAAAGAGGATGAAAAATTAACACTTTTCACATAATCTGAGTTCTGTGCAAACATTTACTGTCTCGGGAGTTCTTAATACTTCCCCACCTCCATCAaaaaaatacgtttttttttgtgtttcactTTAACCAACTTAAGTTACCAAGAAGTTTATGAAAAATGAAGCAAGGATATGGAAGGTGTCATGCTAAGGTTTTGActatacacagaaatacatgggTCGTATGAAGTCAACCCGGAAAAAAAACTGAGGTGAGCTGTCATAGCTCAAGGGCATCTACGCAGTATGGCTACAACTTCACCAAACAGTGATGGCGCTGCACTCCGGACAAGAACTAACTTTCCTAACCATCCTGAATTAAAGTGAAGTTGATGATTCTGAGGTTGAAAACAAGAATGATCTGGAATATTTACTCCTAGTATTTGTTTGAGGTCGACCTGCTTCAAGCAGAGCTGTTACAGCTCAAACATATCTGCGTAGTGGGCTACATGATGCTACTTCCTGTATGACACAGACCtttcaaatgaaagaaaatctacttttaaaactttttcaAGCGATttccagaaaagaaaaagagaaacaatatTACTAAGTGTACCTGATGTCACTGATGTGATAATCAGAAGACTTGTTATGGCACGTTGTATTGCAGCCATTTGCAGCCGGGTGACTCTCCCCTATCCTTGTCACTCGTCGtcgaaaaaaagagaaaaaaggaggaaggGTTAGGAGTTATATACTCTCTATTACGTCATCACACACTGTCAGAAGGAGGAGGTTCTATCTCTTAGTGTTACAGAATAGACCTGAGACTTCTGAGGAACAGAGGCCTGAAAAAAAGCATTCTGATAAAACCTCAAGTACTAACAGGACAAAGCACAATACATGTAACCTCCCTGCAGAGAGATTAGGGATTTCTAAGCATGCAAAGGTTGCAAAGATTTCAGGAACTAGACCTATTTTCTAGCAACAGGTTATACAGGTTGTGTGCCTACAAGGCCTGTTTCTCAACCATTCACATCATTAGATGTGCATTCTGACCTCAATCTAGCTCTTATAAGGATCAGTACTTTTggggtttaaaaaaatataaaagcCAGAAATAGACAGTCCTATAAAATGTGCATCCAATGAAAGAACATTAGCTCTCTCTTGTGACTGCTATTGTACATTGCATGCAATTCTTTCATATGGCCCTCATAAATATCACAGAGCCATACGAAGTCTGCCCTCTCCACAGTTTGTAAAAATCATACTTATTTCCCATTCAAAATGTATCAGGTACTTCAACAATGTGCATTTTACCCTGTCAGTTTCGGTGTTGTTCACCTTAGTCTCTTCAAGTTGAAGAACATGTGTACCACTAATTTGGGCAAAAGTCAAGCACAGCTACACGACTGAAGAAAGTTCTCGGTCGGTCAAGCAGAAAACTTTTGTGAATGACAGATAGTCAGATAGTTAGATAGTTTTGGGCCAGAGCCAGAAGAACAAGCGTGTGATTTACCTCTTCTGCCTAATGGGATTCAGAGGGGCTGGAGTACACAGCAGACGCGCCATAAACCAACAACGCTGTGAAGTCAGACAGGAACTATACTTCACAATCACATCTCACTGCTTCCATGTAATGAAGGACAGTTATTGATATTCTGCCACCAGAGCAGAAGCTCATCACCCTTAGATTTCTTCagaactgttgttgttgttgttgacctTCTCACTCCagtggagcataggccatcGATAGAGAGTTTCCACCAGATTTGGTATCCACTTGTTCTCGATGTTTCAGTAATCTAGTAGAATCCACTGAGCGAGGGATTGGCCCACCCAGCCTCAGTTTACAGCACCTGGTGTTCCCAGttggtctcccatccaagtactaaccaggcgcAGCACTGCTTAGCTTCTGAGATCGTACGAGATCGGCTGTGCTCAATGTGGTATGGCTGTAAGCCCTCAGTACTGTAATGTACTCTAAAATGGCGAGTCTGTGATTCTACCGTGCAGACTGATTGTTGAAATAATGTTTAAGAGATAACGTGAATGATCCACTCACATATACGGGTGattgtttttaatacattttttatttaatttgagCCTAAAGAGTTGATGCCATGTGGAAGGTCAACAAGCACTTAAGACACCAACTCAACGAAATTTGTCATCACGTAGAAACTCgccatttacaaaatgaaaaccTGGGGAGCTTCGCTGACATTGAATAAGTACGGCCAAGAAGCAAAGCCTTATGTTCTTCTCTGAGAACATATGCATATTAATGGCGTTCCAGGTTGTGATTGTGCCACTACGGACCACAGTAATTGCTTTGAGACTATAGAGAACAAGAAGTAGCCTTTTGAATaagactttctttttttctcttccaaaAGCCAGAAACCTAATTTAGTGACGTGAATTAATAATGTCTGGCTAGTCCCAGAGGTGGAAGCAAAATGCTCCCAATAATGACAAGATATCAAACATGGATCATTACCACACATGCTATTTCGCTACTCTGAGAAGGTTACTTCAGATGTTGAATACAACAGGTCACTGGGTTCATTGCATGTCACTTGCAGGGCAGTGCCGGATTAACCATTAGGCAGACAAGCCATGTGCCTTAGGGCACGCCAACAATTCGGGCCACAAAAATTGACAAGCCGTTTTCGtgcattttttgttattttaaacaaatcctttctAATTTCTGTCCACTGGAGTTCATGCATCCTTTCCAAACACTGCAGTGGCTCTCCGAATATACTTAGCACTGACGGCCaccaattgaccgatcgcgaaactcctccctagaacggccctcgtccaatcataccttagcaaccgctactaagagaagaaggtccgacaactttgaggtctgagcagcatggtgaagcagtgtgcttacgggacttttagatctgacacagagattagagggatgcgtgGTTTTTtcccgcatttccaaagcccaaaacacaagaggaaaggtgccggcggtggattaaacagtgtgggagaccccactcccacctcaatatatcgaaaaacacacatatgtctgctccaaagtaaatgaagctgcttgcagccagctatgatatctatctagcgaactacgctatcgctaggtatgataactaactgtctagttgagagaacatccccaaacagttatggttcatgacaacttgtattattaccactacaagtacataactagtctctccaactaaagtgttaatgttaaaatcaaaatgttaccgtcaaaatgttaatgttaccgtctgtaaaattgcactctgagctatcctagctagtgatagcaaacgccagcattgaacagaacttttaacgaacactttgtatttatgcttgatacaacattgaacagaacttttaacgaacactttgtatttatgctgctggcgtttgctatctctggccaggatagctcagcgtgcaattttacagacgtaacatcaacatcgctagctaggatagctcagcgtgcaattttacagacgtaacatcaacatcgctagctaggatagctcagtgtgcaattttacagacggtaacattaacattttgattttaacattaacactttagttggagagactagctcgagcttaacatactctatcaatgttgaacaaaaggccattatgaagttgttttattttaatctttgtggcattttatgaatgggcaacctactcctgagtatcccaaggtatgcataaggcacaacctgagagcaataacctggcgatctgatacaaagccatagcattacatcaggatcatcattttacaagcaagttatcactacagtgactgtgaaatactttcagcaacatgcacacacatcccttgaacaataacgtcactagcagctatcttgatccacactggtacgttactgtactgttctctagattgtcaccatcctagctagctagatcgatagatacctccagtaccagagtgtctcgccagagacggaataaataataagaataaagaatctttgtaggttattagctagcttgaaatattatatacagatcttacccagtggtgaaataacatgactagtctacaaggtttgtgctggttgcatttaatgaagaggtcgtggggtttctcattttttttattgagacctgtatatttttgcttcgattattgttgtgtccacttcgttgttgatcttaatattttggatatccttccactgcatattgcagtcccttttgccttgatctggaggatatcgtggaggtattactccaaaaatcatcactcacactgacagctatagcgcttgtccccgtactcgccatggcttttagcttgacagttccgggaattgtgtcggacgtagcaacagtaactaagggggcggggccctggcgatcggtcaattgctCAGGAGAACGCTCATTTTCACAGCTAAAGAGAAATCAAAGATGTGAAGCGTTCTACCATGCATCAACAGCGTCTTGGTTTCGTTGGCCCTTTTGTGCATTGAAAGTGATTTGCTCCGAGAACTGAACTTCAGTTCCGTTTTGAAGAGTTTGCAGTTGTAAAAGCGTGCAAGGTTACAATCTAAGGTCTAGTAAACTGTTAAGCAAAGTgtctaatctgtgtgtgttttgtcatgcATATATTCATACACTGCAAATTGTATAGACTAAAGTATTTTGAAAGTAGTTTCTTTtcacattaaatacatatttacacatgtattaaatgttttgttcatgaaTCAGTTCATCTTTTGCCTGGGGTCCATTTTCATGAACCCGAGATCTAATTTAAATTGTTCAGGCCATTCTCtaaaatttcaaaatgtgcctTAGGTCCAGCCGAGGCATAATCCTGCACTGGTCCAGGGaagttgtgtgttttattttgaatatGTATGCTATTTTTATAACTCTATTCTTACTGTCCATTCATACTCTCTTAAGCACCCTGACTGAAGGCGGCAGAATGACAGACTCAGTTATCTGACCGTTTACTGCCTGTTTTCTCTCATTTTAGTCTTTAACTTGTTTCACTGGTGAGGCTGTATAGATTTCAATACCTTTGTAGGTCACtgccactcccccccccccacacacaccctgctcagACATGTAGCATCACTGACACCATTTTGGTTATTAAACAGGCCAGTGAATTGACAGAGAAGCTCttcaaaataaagaaagaaacacagtgTTTCAGTTGGGTGTCCTTGCTTGTGTGAGAACTGTGAGAACTTGTGTGAGAACTTAAAACAACAGGCACTTTGTATGAT
Protein-coding regions in this window:
- the LOC122133331 gene encoding uncharacterized protein LOC122133331 gives rise to the protein MYSTILFNGVSIYAVSQPNITQDCNSSSCTLTCKATEDEHSQYTWTDSRGERKDGPVWTVENRAEDQGVTYTCNVSNPVSWKIGTFTVPGRIAYDAVSQPNITQVCNSSSCTLSCKAKEDEHSQYTWTDSRGERKDGPVWTVEKRAEDQGVTYTCNVSNPVSWAIGTFPVPGRIAYGKIFGIGSAVLVLIGIGIGIFCCWKRKTCIWNLSTPGTEELSCSGNRTDATAENGDAVGIKRSELQELLGQTRDASNRVHGHATNAENGDASHEVVINLHELSCSGNRTDATAENGDVTPDLTSQQDTKEEVPKLETSEVDVDYGETPDDANAPFFDKNVI